Within the Leptospira stimsonii genome, the region GGGGAGCGGGCTTCGCGGGACTTTTGTGAATTTCTCTCTACCACGAATAATCTCGTTTTTCAAGCGGAATTTACGGTGTTTTTTGAAGTAGCTCCTATAAAAACGAAAACGGCAAAACGCCGACGGCAGTAAAATTTAAGAGTATATTAATTTTTCATAATGCTTCCTGCGATGATAAGTTTCTGGATCTCGCTCGTCCCTCCGCCGATTTCACCGAGGCGGACGTCACGATAGAGTCTAGAAACCTTGTATTCCTCCATGAAGCCGGCTCCTCCGTGGATTTGAACCGCAAGATTTGTGACTTCTCTTGCGGAAGTTGTAGCGAATAATTTGCAGGATGCGCATTTTCCAGAGAGATGCATATTCCCTTTTCCTAATTTATCCGCTTCTTCCATTTCCCAGGCCACGTTGTATGTAAACCAACGAGACGCTTCCAGCTTTGTGTAAATTTCCGCTAAAAGATTTCCGACTGATTGATGTTGTGCGATCGGCTTTCCGAAACTCCTTCTTGTGGAAGAGAATGATTTCGATTCTTCCAGACAAGATTCCATCAGTCCGATCGACCAGGCGGCGAGAGAAAGTCGTTCCATGTTGAATGTCTGCATTGTCTGACGAAAACCTTTTCCGAGAGTTCCCAGGATGTCCTCGGTGGAGACTTCAACGTCCTCGAAAAAGAGAGCTCCCGTTTGAGACGCCTTGAGTCCGAGTTTCTCCATCGGAGCCGATCTCTGAACTCCTTTCGAATTTAGATCGACGAAAAAATGAGTCAGACCTTTTTCTTTTCCATTGAGATCTTGTACTCGAGAAAGGACGAGGCAATAGTCGGCGATTGGAGAATTTGTGATATATGTCTTCTGACCGGAAAGTTGATAGACTCCTTTGGAAATTTCTTTCGCGACCGTTTTAATCGCGGAGACATCGGAGCCTGAATCGGGTTCGGTGATTCCTAATGATCCGATCTTCGTTCCTTGATTGATTTCAGGCAGATACTTTTTCTTCTGTTCTTCTTTTCCAAAATGATGAATGGGTAAACCGAAGAGTCCCCCGGACGCTCCTACGGAAAAAAAAGTGGAACCGCAAGCCTTACCTAATGCTTGCATGGAAAGCAAAGAGCGAAACGTTCCGGCGTTTTGACCTCCATATTCTTCTTCGTGCGGTAATCCTATATACCCGATCTGAGCGAGTTTATGAAAGTGTGATCTTGGGATTTCCTTTTTTCTGTCCGCTTCCTCGGCATATGGTTCGATTTCTTTTTTGCAGAAATCGGAGAATAAATTAATGAACATTAGTTCATCTTCTGAAAATGTAAAGTTCATGAAGCCTCCACAAAGCTGATGCGAATATTCTCTTCTTTCTTTTTTTGGCAATGGATTTTAAACGGCTCGCTAAAGAAAATTGGGCATTTTCTACTGGGGTCTTTGCCAAAGTATATTTTAGAAAGGGGAATGGATCTTTTCTGATTTGTTTCTTGGATCTCTATTTTATTTTGAATTCCTTTGAAGATAATTTTTATCCGCGTATATTTTTGCGCGCAATCGAATTCTGAATTTTGAAGCAAAAATAATTCTCTGAATTCGTAATTCTGAGCAATTATATTCAATAAACTGAATATGAATTATTTGGAATGTAGTTTTAGAATATTTACTGTTTGTGGATCGGTATTAGGCTTTTTGTTTCTTTTTAGAAAAGAATTGTATGAAAATGGAACGTGTTTTGGTGATCCTGAAATTTTGGAGTGTAGATGGAAACGGGATGTTTCCGGATTCACGAAAGAAGAATGGTAGCGGCACTTTTTCGTAAAGGACTGAGAGAAACGCGGGGAGGTTATTTTCGATTTCGGATTTTTCTTCCGTAAAGCCAACCGGCTAAGAGAAGGGGAAAGCCGATCCAGGATGCAAGTGTGGATAACGTATCGGAATGGTTTGCACTGATGCCCGGCACCTGGAGTGCTAATCCAGCAAGCAATAAGATGACGTGAAGTTCTGCATATTTTGAATTTTGGACGAAAGTGTAATTTCCCAAGCCCGATCCAGTGAGAAATGCAAGGACCCCAAAGGTAATTCCGATTCTTCCGAAAAGAAGAGAAAGTTCTTCGGAGTTCTGAAAAGTCCAGAAGGGAAGGGGGAAAAAAATTCTTAAAGACAAAAGGAGAATCGAAAGGATTCCTATATACGAATGAAGCTTGAGTCTCTGCTTAACTTTGAGAGAAAACAAGGGGCTTTAGGATTCTCCACTCGCAATAGGAACGGGTTCGTTTTCCGGAAGTAGACTTGTCGCCATGATTTCCGGAGAATCTGCGTCCAGAGGGATCGCGATTGGATTAGAAGAATTTTTTGTCATCTTAAAATAATAATACATCGGAACGGAAAGAAGTGTGAAAGTGATTCCCCAGAACGCTTCCGTAGGTTTGTTCCAGACCAGAGTTGCGATGATAACAATATTCGAAAAGATATAGAGATACGTTGTATAAGGATATCCTGGAATTCTAAACTTTAACTTGTAATGTCTCTTTTCAAAAAGGATCGGAGTGTAAGCG harbors:
- a CDS encoding acyl-CoA dehydrogenase family protein, with amino-acid sequence MNFTFSEDELMFINLFSDFCKKEIEPYAEEADRKKEIPRSHFHKLAQIGYIGLPHEEEYGGQNAGTFRSLLSMQALGKACGSTFFSVGASGGLFGLPIHHFGKEEQKKKYLPEINQGTKIGSLGITEPDSGSDVSAIKTVAKEISKGVYQLSGQKTYITNSPIADYCLVLSRVQDLNGKEKGLTHFFVDLNSKGVQRSAPMEKLGLKASQTGALFFEDVEVSTEDILGTLGKGFRQTMQTFNMERLSLAAWSIGLMESCLEESKSFSSTRRSFGKPIAQHQSVGNLLAEIYTKLEASRWFTYNVAWEMEEADKLGKGNMHLSGKCASCKLFATTSAREVTNLAVQIHGGAGFMEEYKVSRLYRDVRLGEIGGGTSEIQKLIIAGSIMKN